In a single window of the Planctomycetia bacterium genome:
- a CDS encoding formylglycine-generating enzyme family protein, with protein MARLFCLSLVAALATALPVHAQTKDSPKNFTNDLGMKFVWIPPGSFLMGSPVAEEERGNNESQHKVTLTKGFYMGAYTVTQEQWQAVMGNNPSEYVGEKNLPVESVSWDDCQKFIEKLREKEKRPYRLPTEAEWEYACRAGTTTPFHFGETISTDQANYNGKRVYGTGKPGVHRKKTTPVGSFSANAFGLYDMHGNVFQWCQDWYDDYPPTEVTDPQGASKGEHRIMRGGCLIFFPEGCRSAFRFRREPSNRKNKIGLRLCIDSE; from the coding sequence ATGGCCCGTCTCTTTTGCCTTAGTCTGGTTGCGGCTCTCGCAACTGCACTTCCAGTCCACGCTCAGACGAAAGACTCGCCTAAGAACTTCACGAACGACCTCGGGATGAAGTTCGTCTGGATTCCGCCGGGAAGTTTTCTGATGGGAAGTCCGGTAGCGGAAGAAGAACGGGGAAATAACGAGTCCCAGCACAAGGTCACGCTGACCAAGGGCTTCTACATGGGGGCGTACACCGTAACGCAGGAACAGTGGCAAGCCGTCATGGGGAACAACCCCAGCGAGTACGTGGGGGAAAAGAACTTGCCCGTTGAAAGCGTCAGTTGGGACGATTGCCAGAAGTTCATCGAGAAGTTGCGTGAGAAAGAGAAGCGGCCGTATCGTCTCCCGACCGAGGCCGAATGGGAATATGCCTGCCGTGCCGGTACGACGACGCCGTTTCACTTCGGCGAAACCATTTCCACCGATCAAGCCAATTACAACGGCAAACGTGTCTACGGCACCGGCAAGCCAGGAGTCCATCGAAAGAAGACCACTCCTGTCGGCAGCTTTTCGGCGAATGCGTTCGGCTTGTACGACATGCACGGCAATGTTTTTCAGTGGTGCCAGGACTGGTACGACGACTATCCGCCAACCGAAGTGACCGATCCGCAAGGGGCGAGTAAGGGCGAACACCGTATCATGCGTGGTGGTTGCTTGATCTTCTTTCCCGAAGGCTGCCGCTCGGCTTTTCGTTTTCGGCGGGAGCCGAGCAACCGGAAGAACAAGATCGGTCTCCGGCTCTGCATCGACTCGGAGTGA